In Rhizobium gallicum bv. gallicum R602sp, the following proteins share a genomic window:
- a CDS encoding ABC transporter permease translates to MNTIRSALRNPPLLTFLLVALVWIVASFTLRGFGAHGHLRYLLELAAVIGIAAAGQTLVILMGGIDLSVGAVITVTAILLPLISPAWDPTGLVGIAAALAIATGIGLMNGAGAAYLRVPPIIMTLAMATFLQGLLVIVAGGSAVTVGNPAVILLGQARPLGIPAGIILWLVVSIVVLLLVHRMPIGARFLALGANPLAARLSGVSVTRNTLIVHTLSGFFAGLAGILVLGMNRQGYVGIGDPYLLTSIAAVVLGGTSILGGRGTYAGTIPGAILLVTTTALITVVNASPGWRSIMFGTLILALLLVSGREARR, encoded by the coding sequence ATGAACACGATCAGGTCCGCGTTGCGCAATCCGCCGCTCCTGACCTTCCTACTAGTCGCACTCGTCTGGATCGTCGCAAGCTTCACGCTGCGTGGTTTCGGCGCCCACGGCCACCTGCGCTACCTGCTCGAACTCGCCGCTGTGATCGGCATTGCGGCTGCCGGGCAGACGCTCGTCATCCTTATGGGCGGCATCGATCTTTCCGTCGGCGCGGTCATCACCGTCACGGCGATCCTGCTGCCGCTTATTTCGCCGGCCTGGGACCCGACCGGCCTTGTCGGCATCGCGGCGGCCCTCGCCATCGCCACCGGCATCGGCCTCATGAACGGCGCGGGTGCTGCCTATCTTCGCGTGCCGCCGATCATCATGACGCTTGCCATGGCAACCTTCCTGCAAGGCTTGCTCGTCATCGTCGCCGGCGGCAGCGCGGTCACCGTCGGCAACCCGGCGGTCATTCTGCTCGGGCAGGCGCGGCCGCTCGGGATTCCGGCCGGCATCATTCTGTGGCTCGTCGTCTCGATCGTCGTCCTCCTACTCGTCCACCGCATGCCGATCGGCGCGCGTTTCCTGGCGCTTGGGGCAAATCCGCTGGCTGCCCGGCTTTCCGGCGTCAGCGTCACCCGCAACACGCTGATCGTCCATACTCTGTCGGGCTTTTTCGCAGGGCTTGCGGGCATTCTCGTGCTGGGCATGAACCGGCAAGGCTATGTCGGCATCGGCGACCCCTATCTGCTGACGTCGATCGCCGCCGTCGTGCTCGGCGGCACCTCCATCCTTGGCGGCCGCGGCACCTATGCGGGGACCATTCCGGGGGCAATCCTGCTCGTCACGACGACGGCGCTGATCACTGTGGTCAATGCCTCCCCAGGCTGGCGGTCGATTATGTTCGGCACGCTGATCCTTGCCCTCCTGCTCGTTTCCGGCCGCGAGGCGCGCAGATGA
- a CDS encoding ABC transporter permease, producing MSTRSSSRLYGSIQLRRNRGLVGLYLVVAAFVILYALLFPGILSIGGFSKFTQNWFPLALVTMAQALLMLNGGITLAIGPLVSLGAVIAATTMEGALGVPGGIFAVALAGLSIGAVTGAIVTHLRLPAIIVTLAGSFIIGGVALILLPRPGGFIPDWLSTTLAGHTPVAFLLLVVIVALWKAFLATPLGLGIYAAGDNPVGAFRSGVPVERVKVVAFALSGLLAALTGLFVAAQTGSGDPLIGTPFTLNSIAAAVLGGVGFLGGKGTMRGAICGSLLLSVMINVMFFLGFPPVAQYVAQGLIIVGAVAVPELLAQWRARR from the coding sequence ATGAGCACGAGGTCATCATCCCGGCTCTACGGCTCGATCCAACTTCGCCGCAACCGCGGCCTTGTCGGCCTCTATCTGGTTGTCGCCGCCTTTGTCATTCTCTATGCGCTGCTCTTTCCCGGCATCCTTTCCATCGGCGGCTTCTCGAAGTTCACGCAGAACTGGTTTCCGCTCGCGCTCGTCACCATGGCGCAGGCGCTTCTCATGCTCAATGGTGGCATCACCCTGGCGATCGGCCCCCTCGTCAGCCTTGGAGCCGTGATTGCCGCGACGACGATGGAAGGAGCGCTCGGTGTGCCGGGCGGCATTTTTGCGGTCGCACTCGCCGGTCTTTCGATCGGCGCCGTCACCGGCGCCATCGTAACGCATCTGAGGCTGCCTGCCATCATCGTCACGCTCGCCGGCTCCTTCATCATTGGCGGGGTGGCACTCATCCTGCTGCCGCGGCCGGGCGGGTTCATTCCCGATTGGCTGTCGACGACTCTGGCCGGCCACACACCTGTCGCCTTCCTGCTGCTCGTCGTCATCGTGGCGCTCTGGAAGGCCTTTCTCGCAACCCCGCTCGGCCTCGGCATCTACGCGGCTGGCGACAATCCGGTCGGCGCATTCCGCTCCGGCGTCCCGGTCGAACGGGTGAAAGTCGTCGCCTTCGCACTGTCCGGCCTCCTCGCAGCACTGACGGGGCTCTTCGTCGCTGCCCAGACCGGCTCGGGTGATCCTCTTATCGGTACGCCTTTCACGCTGAACTCGATCGCCGCCGCCGTGCTCGGCGGCGTAGGCTTCCTTGGCGGCAAGGGCACGATGCGCGGCGCGATCTGCGGCAGCCTGCTGCTCTCGGTCATGATCAACGTCATGTTCTTCCTTGGCTTCCCGCCGGTTGCGCAATATGTCGCGCAGGGCCTGATCATCGTCGGGGCAGTCGCTGTGCCGGAACTTCTCGCGCAATGGAGGGCAAGACGATGA
- a CDS encoding sugar ABC transporter ATP-binding protein, whose product MTEERPLLEARQAFRGFFGNPVLKGVDIALLPGRVHALLGENGAGKSTLINLLSGALQPDGGSILVDGKSVGRFSPAAARAAGIAVVQQELSLTASLSIAENVGLGAFPRRFGLIDYRALHRRVRDVCEMVGLTEPLDMPVADLALGRRQMVEIAKALFRKPRVLILDEPTSSLSAHEAGILARLIGTLRDRGTALLYISHRLNEVQALCSHVTVLKDGLVTADQSLSGIDGEGLVRLMVGRETGDLFPPRLAATPGAMRISVEGFSAGMVRDIGFSARAGEIVGIGGLVGQGQEDLLLGLYGAIPAAASRAEISGKFRLPAHVGEANAAGIVYVPADRKHEGLVLPHSIASNLILPSLGRLAGKGLRDRQAESGLVADLARRLTIKGDMARAVQALSGGNQQKVALAKWLPLDPSVLLLNDPTRGVDIETKREIYLMLRAFAAEGRLVILASSDTPELVHLCDRVVVLREGRVAVVLSQADISEGAIVGAAMGITTTTQGEAA is encoded by the coding sequence ATGACCGAAGAAAGACCCCTGCTGGAAGCCCGGCAAGCGTTCAGGGGATTTTTCGGCAATCCCGTTTTGAAGGGTGTCGACATCGCCCTTCTGCCGGGCAGGGTTCATGCCCTGCTCGGTGAAAACGGCGCCGGCAAGTCCACGCTGATCAATCTCCTGTCCGGTGCGCTCCAGCCGGACGGTGGCTCCATCCTCGTCGACGGCAAGTCCGTCGGGCGCTTCAGTCCAGCGGCTGCGCGCGCGGCGGGTATCGCCGTGGTTCAGCAGGAGCTCAGCCTCACAGCCAGTCTCTCGATTGCCGAAAACGTCGGGCTCGGCGCGTTTCCGCGCCGGTTCGGTCTCATCGATTACAGAGCGCTCCATCGCCGCGTCCGGGATGTCTGCGAAATGGTGGGTCTCACCGAACCGCTCGACATGCCGGTCGCCGATCTCGCGCTTGGCCGCCGTCAGATGGTGGAAATCGCCAAGGCGCTGTTCCGGAAGCCACGCGTGCTTATTCTGGACGAGCCGACTTCGTCGCTCTCCGCTCACGAAGCCGGCATCCTTGCCCGTCTGATCGGGACGCTGAGGGACCGCGGCACGGCACTACTCTATATTTCCCACCGCCTCAATGAGGTGCAGGCGCTCTGCTCGCATGTCACGGTGCTGAAGGACGGCTTGGTCACCGCGGACCAGTCGCTGTCGGGCATCGACGGCGAAGGCCTGGTGCGCCTCATGGTCGGTCGCGAAACCGGCGACCTGTTCCCGCCGCGCCTGGCCGCAACACCCGGCGCGATGCGCATCAGCGTTGAAGGCTTTTCGGCCGGCATGGTGCGTGACATCGGCTTCTCCGCCCGCGCCGGCGAGATCGTCGGCATCGGCGGGCTCGTGGGACAAGGGCAGGAAGACCTGCTGCTTGGCCTCTACGGCGCGATTCCGGCCGCGGCTTCCAGAGCGGAGATATCAGGCAAGTTTCGCCTGCCCGCCCATGTGGGCGAGGCAAATGCCGCGGGCATCGTCTATGTCCCGGCCGACCGCAAGCACGAGGGGCTGGTCCTGCCCCATTCCATCGCATCCAATCTCATCCTGCCCTCGCTTGGACGGCTCGCCGGCAAGGGGCTGCGCGACCGGCAGGCGGAAAGCGGCCTTGTCGCCGATCTCGCGCGCCGGCTGACGATCAAGGGCGACATGGCCCGCGCGGTGCAGGCGCTTTCGGGCGGCAATCAGCAGAAGGTGGCGCTCGCCAAATGGCTGCCGCTCGATCCTTCGGTTCTGCTCCTCAACGATCCAACGCGCGGCGTCGACATCGAGACCAAGCGTGAAATCTATCTCATGCTCCGTGCCTTCGCCGCCGAGGGGCGGCTCGTCATTCTGGCCAGTTCCGATACGCCGGAGCTCGTGCATCTCTGCGACCGCGTCGTGGTTCTGCGCGAGGGGCGCGTCGCGGTGGTGCTGTCGCAAGCTGATATCAGCGAAGGAGCGATCGTCGGCGCGGCCATGGGCATCACCACCACGACGCAGGGAGAGGCAGCATGA
- a CDS encoding ABC transporter substrate-binding protein gives MKNLENGFSASRHRRLCAGAAAAALLVFSAGTASAAANCIKGDRKAPYTIGWANIYSVPTWMKQTEGTITAEVEELKKAGLVKDLMITDAQGNAQTQIQHIQSMIDANVDAIVVIAGSSNALDRVISDACDKGIAVVNFDSLVNTDKVTAKINTDSNEWGATAASWMVSQLGGKGKIIVMNGPAGISVSDDRRKGAQPVLDANPGLKVITETNTEYNVAPAQEAMTSLLFANPEIDGVLSLGGALSAGSVLAFERQGRDQVPTTGENARQFLELWKEKGLKSWATMQPNWLGALSVYTAVQALEGKDVPAFVKVPLPVIDDSTIGSYLARADKFPADGYIYSDYDKALFDKLLAK, from the coding sequence ATGAAGAATCTTGAAAATGGCTTTTCCGCATCGCGACACCGCCGCCTTTGTGCGGGTGCCGCCGCCGCTGCCCTCCTCGTCTTTTCGGCCGGCACGGCCTCAGCCGCCGCCAATTGCATCAAGGGTGACAGGAAGGCGCCCTATACGATCGGCTGGGCGAACATCTATTCGGTGCCGACCTGGATGAAGCAGACCGAAGGCACCATCACGGCTGAAGTGGAGGAGCTGAAGAAGGCCGGCCTCGTGAAGGACCTGATGATTACGGACGCGCAGGGCAACGCCCAGACGCAGATCCAGCATATCCAGTCGATGATCGATGCCAATGTCGACGCCATCGTCGTGATCGCGGGTTCTTCCAACGCGCTCGACCGCGTCATTTCCGATGCCTGCGACAAGGGCATCGCGGTCGTGAATTTCGACAGCCTCGTCAACACCGACAAGGTGACTGCGAAAATCAACACCGATTCCAACGAATGGGGCGCGACCGCTGCCAGTTGGATGGTCAGCCAGCTCGGCGGCAAGGGCAAGATCATCGTCATGAACGGCCCGGCCGGTATTTCGGTGAGCGACGACCGCCGCAAGGGTGCCCAGCCGGTCCTCGATGCCAATCCCGGTCTGAAGGTGATCACCGAGACGAACACGGAATATAACGTCGCGCCGGCACAGGAAGCGATGACCAGCCTGCTCTTCGCCAATCCCGAAATCGACGGCGTGCTGTCGCTCGGCGGCGCGCTATCGGCCGGCTCCGTCCTCGCCTTCGAGCGCCAGGGCCGCGACCAGGTGCCGACTACAGGCGAAAACGCCCGGCAGTTCCTGGAGCTATGGAAGGAGAAGGGACTGAAGAGCTGGGCGACCATGCAGCCCAACTGGCTCGGCGCGCTTTCCGTTTACACCGCTGTACAGGCGCTTGAAGGCAAGGACGTTCCGGCCTTCGTCAAGGTGCCGCTGCCTGTCATCGACGACAGCACGATCGGCAGCTACCTCGCACGGGCCGACAAGTTCCCCGCTGACGGCTATATCTACTCGGACTACGACAAGGCGCTCTTCGACAAGCTGCTTGCCAAGTAA
- a CDS encoding IclR family transcriptional regulator, whose translation MDAVQDEAAGKRARGLDRAFEILEFLRRKRQALKPNEIAAQIGAPRSSVYELVNLLLQNGILEFTGGEGRVYLGRKLYFLGAAYENHFDFTRECEAALEQLADETRETAQFCMLDGNRYTVVRMREGARPFRISTDVGQSVPIPWTASGRLLVAHLSDQEILSFIPPQDFRLPTGEWLDPQIFIAEVRQAEREGLFTFNSIVDSFTHCFAVPVRGEEGHAAATLCLVTPRDDGLANRDHYLDCLKKAAASLDQAPMRPKRSWP comes from the coding sequence ATGGATGCAGTTCAGGACGAAGCAGCCGGCAAGCGCGCCCGAGGGCTCGACCGCGCCTTCGAGATCCTCGAGTTCCTGCGCCGGAAACGGCAGGCCCTGAAGCCGAACGAAATCGCCGCGCAGATCGGCGCGCCGCGCTCATCGGTTTATGAGCTCGTCAACCTGCTGCTGCAGAATGGCATTCTGGAATTCACGGGCGGCGAAGGGCGTGTCTATCTCGGCCGCAAGCTGTATTTCCTCGGCGCAGCCTATGAGAACCATTTCGATTTCACCCGCGAATGCGAGGCGGCGTTGGAACAGCTTGCCGACGAGACGCGGGAGACGGCGCAGTTCTGCATGCTGGATGGAAATAGATACACGGTCGTTCGCATGCGTGAAGGCGCGCGCCCATTCCGCATTTCCACGGATGTCGGGCAGTCGGTGCCGATCCCGTGGACGGCGTCGGGGCGCCTGCTGGTCGCGCACCTGTCGGATCAGGAAATCCTGAGCTTCATCCCGCCGCAGGATTTCCGCCTGCCGACGGGCGAGTGGCTCGACCCGCAAATCTTCATCGCCGAGGTGCGCCAGGCCGAGCGTGAAGGTCTCTTCACGTTCAACAGCATCGTCGACAGCTTCACCCACTGTTTTGCCGTACCGGTGCGGGGCGAAGAAGGTCATGCAGCCGCAACGCTGTGCCTCGTCACGCCGCGCGACGACGGCCTTGCGAACCGGGACCATTATCTCGACTGCCTGAAGAAGGCCGCCGCGAGCCTAGATCAAGCCCCAATGCGACCAAAACGAAGCTGGCCGTAG